The genomic region TGTCTCCGAAACAGACACCGAAGTCGCCGCAACCGTCCTGGGGGATTTATTCCAGGAAACCGGTGACCTCACCTTAGCCATGCGCAAGGCTTGCCAGCTTTTCGATGGCGCCTTTACCCTGCTCGCCCTCCACGCCGACCAGCCGGATCGTATTGTCGCTGCACGTCGCGACTCACCACTCGTCATCGGCCTGGGCGAGGGCGAGAACTTCTTGGGCTCTGATGTCTCCGGCTTTATCGACTACACGAAAAAGGCCGTGGAGATGGACAACGATCACATCGTGACCGTCACCGCTGATGAAGTCATCATCACCGACTACGAAGGCAACCCCCAAGAAGGCAAGCGCTTCGACATCGAATGGGATGCCGCCGCAGCCGAAAAGGGCGGGTTTGCCTCCTTTATGGAAAAAGAAATCCACGATCAGCCAGCGGCAGTGCGCGATACCTTGATGGGCCGCGTCGACGAGAAGGGCAACCTTGCCATCGATGAGCTGCGCATTGATGAGTCCTTGCTGAAATCCATCGATAAGATCATCGTCATCGCCTGTGGCACCGCCGCCTATGCCGGCCATGTCGCGCGCTATGCCATTGAACATTGGTGCCGCATTCCCACCGAGGTCGAATTAGCGCACGAATTCCGCTACCGCGATCCCATCGTCAATGAAAAGACCCTGGTCGTCGCCCTGTCGCAATCAGGCGAGACCATGGATACCCTCATGGCCGTGCGCCACGCCCGCCAGCAGGGTGCGAAGGTCATCGCGATCTGCAATACCCAAGGTGCTTCCATCCCACGCGAAGCCGATGCCGCGCTGTATACCCACGCCGGCCCCGAAATCGCCGTGGCCTCCACCAAGGCCTTTTTGGCACAGATTACCGCCACCTACGTGTTGGGTCTTTACCTCGCGCAGCTGCGCGGGAATATGTTCGCCGATGAAGTCGAATCCATCTTGTCCGACCTGCGCGCAATGCCCGACAAGGTTCAAACCGTCATCGACGGCAAAGACACAGTCTCCGCGCTTGCCACCTCGCTTAACGATGCCACCTCCGTGCTCTTCCTAGGCCGCCATGTCGGCTTTCCCGTCGCACTCGAAGGCGCGCTCAAGCTCAAAGAAATTGCCTACCTGCACGCAGAGGGTTTTGCCGCCGGCGAGCTCAAGCACGGTCCAATCGCGCTGGTCGAAGAAGGCCAGCCAGTCTTTGTCATTGTGCCATCGCCACGCGGGCGAGATTCCTTGCACGCCAAGGTCGTCTCCAACATCCAAGAAGTACGCGCCCGCGGCGCGATCACCATCGTCATTGCCGAAGAAGGCGATGAAGCAGTCGAGGCCTACGCCAACCACATCATCCGCATCCCGCAGGCTCCGACGCTGATGCAGCCTTTGCTTGCTACCGTGCCTTTGCAAATCTTTGCTTGCAAAGTCGCCGAAGCCAAAGGCTATGACGTCGATCAGCCACGTAACCTGGCTAAATCGGTGACAGTGGAGTAGCCGACCTACAATAAACCCATGTCGCTACTTTCCACTCGAATCAACTTGGATGCCATCTCCCACAATGTGCACAAACTCAAGGAGTTAGTAGGCCCCGACGTTCGCCTGATGTGCGTGGTCAAGGCCGATGCCTACGGCCACGGCGTGGAGAAAGTCGCCCCGGTCATGCTCAAAGCCGGGGCAGACGTGCTGGGCTGCGCCACGGTGGATGAGGCAGTAGCGCTGCGCTCGATGGGCATCGACGCGCCGTTGGTGGCGTGGATGTGGGAGCCTGAGCAGGATTTATCGGATGCGCTCAGCTCCAATATCGTCATCGGCGTGCCGTCGCTGCAGCACGCACAGGTGCTCGTGGATATTGAAGTGCCCGTCAAAGTAGCCATCAAGGTTGAGACCGGGATGCATCGTAATGGGGTAGACCGCGCGCAGTGGGCTGAGGTTTTCGCATTGCTTAACGATGCCCCCCATATCGAAGTCACCGGCCTGATGTCCCACTTGGCGTGCGCCGATGAACCCGATAATCCGCATACGGATGTCCAGGCAGAAGAATTTCGCGCCGCTATTGCGCAGGCACGCGAGGCCGGTTTGGAATGCCCCATCAATCACTTGGCTAATTCCCCGGCGACGCTCACTCGTCCGGATCTGCACTTTGACCAGGTCCGGGTCGGGCTGGCCTGTTATGGCCTGGAGCCGGTGGCCGGACTCGACCACGAATTGCAGCCAGCGATGACCTGGGCGGCAAATATCATCAACGTCAAGCCCATTAAAAAGGGCGAATCCTCCTGCTACGGGCTGACCTGGACCGCACCCGCCGATGGATATTTAGCCGTACTTCCCGTCGGCTACGCCGATGGCTTGCCACGATCGATTCAAGGCTCTTTGCAGGTCACCATCGGCGGCAAGTCCTATCCACACGTTGGGCGCGTATCCATGGACCAGATTGTCATCGACTTAGGCGATAACCCCTTCGGGGTACGCGCGGATGATGAGGCCATCATCTTCGGCGAAGGCGGCCACAGCGCCACCGAGCTTGCCGATGCCGCCGGCACCATCAACTATGAAATCATCTGCCGTCCCACCGGGCGCACCAAACGAATCTACGAAGGCGGAATCGACCTATGAGTCTGTCCTCCCACGGTCGCGTGGAGTGCGCCACCGCGTCCGAGACTCAAGCTTTCGGCGAAGAACTCGGTCGCAGCCTCGCCTTTGGTGATGTAGTGATCCTCGATGGCCCGCTCGGGGCGGGCAAGACCACCTTGACCCAGGGCATCGCGCGCGGGATGCAGGTCAAAGGGCGCGTGACCTCGCCGACGTTTGTCATCGCGCGCGAGCATCGCTCGCTTGTCGATGGCCCCGCGCTCGTACACGTCGATGCCTACCGCCTACTCGGCGAAGGCACCGGTAACACCGCTGACCCTTTAGGCGAATTAGATGCCTTGGATTTAGATACGGACCTAGATAATGCCGTGGTCGTGGCCGAATGGGGCGGGGGATTGGTAGAGCAAATCACCGAACGTTATTTGCTGGTCACCTTAGACCGCGAGTCCGCGTTGGAAGACGACCCGGATTCTCACGCTCGGGTCATCACCTGGCGCTGGAGCTCCAGCTAAGCGGAGCTCCACTTAGGCTGGGTATCGCCTGAATTATTGCTGATTTCACTCCTCCGGTTTCAACCCCTTGCGCGAACACGCGTACTGTATAACGAGGAATATGCACCCCTATGCGTTTGTTTAAATAAGGAGTTCCATGCTGTCGGAAAAAACCAAGGCACTAGTAGGCGTTATTGTGGCCGGCTGGCTAGTCGTGCTCATGGGCCTGATCGCGTTTAACGCCACCCGTGCTGAGGCCGCTATCACCGGAGACTTAGAATCCAGCATCGAGCAAGTAGAAGAGATGGACTTGCACGGAACCTCCTTGGCGCCTTTGGATATCTGGGGTGAAAACATCAGCGCGGTCATGCCCGTGTGCCCAGGTGTTACCGAAGACAATATCGCGCAGCTCGGCGTAGACCCTGCGCTGTTTGCCTTTGAAAACGGCGCTATCCCAGAGCACTCCAACTACATGTTGGTGCTGCCTACCCAGGGTCAGCCGATTGCTGAGAAGTACTTCCGCAAGGACATTGACCTGTGCGGTCAGTTGCAGTCCGCGCAGCCGATTAACCCTGCCGCCTTGGTGACCTTTATCAAGGACCCGAATGATACCTGGCTCATGGTCGGCTAATGCGCGTTTTAGCTTTAGATACCGCTACTCCTGATTTAGTCACCGGCGTTGTCGATATAGCCTCCGGAGAGCTGACGGAAAAAGTCATCGAGGACACC from Corynebacterium ammoniagenes DSM 20306 harbors:
- the alr gene encoding alanine racemase, encoding MSLLSTRINLDAISHNVHKLKELVGPDVRLMCVVKADAYGHGVEKVAPVMLKAGADVLGCATVDEAVALRSMGIDAPLVAWMWEPEQDLSDALSSNIVIGVPSLQHAQVLVDIEVPVKVAIKVETGMHRNGVDRAQWAEVFALLNDAPHIEVTGLMSHLACADEPDNPHTDVQAEEFRAAIAQAREAGLECPINHLANSPATLTRPDLHFDQVRVGLACYGLEPVAGLDHELQPAMTWAANIINVKPIKKGESSCYGLTWTAPADGYLAVLPVGYADGLPRSIQGSLQVTIGGKSYPHVGRVSMDQIVIDLGDNPFGVRADDEAIIFGEGGHSATELADAAGTINYEIICRPTGRTKRIYEGGIDL
- the glmS gene encoding glutamine--fructose-6-phosphate transaminase (isomerizing), with translation MCGIVGYAGHSSENRKYFAEDVVLEGLRRLEYRGYDSAGLAVYSDGELQWRKKAGKVAALEAEIAARPLPESVLGIGHTRWATHGGPSDINSHPHVVAGGKIAVVHNGIIENFAELKKDMQDNGYYFVSETDTEVAATVLGDLFQETGDLTLAMRKACQLFDGAFTLLALHADQPDRIVAARRDSPLVIGLGEGENFLGSDVSGFIDYTKKAVEMDNDHIVTVTADEVIITDYEGNPQEGKRFDIEWDAAAAEKGGFASFMEKEIHDQPAAVRDTLMGRVDEKGNLAIDELRIDESLLKSIDKIIVIACGTAAYAGHVARYAIEHWCRIPTEVELAHEFRYRDPIVNEKTLVVALSQSGETMDTLMAVRHARQQGAKVIAICNTQGASIPREADAALYTHAGPEIAVASTKAFLAQITATYVLGLYLAQLRGNMFADEVESILSDLRAMPDKVQTVIDGKDTVSALATSLNDATSVLFLGRHVGFPVALEGALKLKEIAYLHAEGFAAGELKHGPIALVEEGQPVFVIVPSPRGRDSLHAKVVSNIQEVRARGAITIVIAEEGDEAVEAYANHIIRIPQAPTLMQPLLATVPLQIFACKVAEAKGYDVDQPRNLAKSVTVE
- the tsaE gene encoding tRNA (adenosine(37)-N6)-threonylcarbamoyltransferase complex ATPase subunit type 1 TsaE; this encodes MSLSSHGRVECATASETQAFGEELGRSLAFGDVVILDGPLGAGKTTLTQGIARGMQVKGRVTSPTFVIAREHRSLVDGPALVHVDAYRLLGEGTGNTADPLGELDALDLDTDLDNAVVVAEWGGGLVEQITERYLLVTLDRESALEDDPDSHARVITWRWSSS